One segment of Anastrepha obliqua isolate idAnaObli1 chromosome 3, idAnaObli1_1.0, whole genome shotgun sequence DNA contains the following:
- the LOC129240432 gene encoding E3 ubiquitin-protein ligase MARCHF6, whose translation MDDNSQDICRVCRCEAQSDRPLFYPCICTGSIKYIHQDCLMQWMRYSHKEYCELCGHRFSFQPIYSPDMPRVLPLRDVAGGLLSAVTKAAKSWFHYSLVGLAWFGIVPLSAYRTYRYLFRASSFESILSVPFDVFSTDNLASDAFRGCFVVTCTLLSFIGLVWLREQILHGGGPDWLERDDAPAAGNDADEQQQHIAVEAVGGDGANGQGIEDADVADGAAARNADGAAAAAEIPANEEQDSDNEEAPIDIPMNNAEPAAVNIAEEEGEIPLEFGPRQQPLPGVGNNVNVDGENLGAAQGGAAAAGGGAAENDNDNDEPNWNPMEWDRAAEELTWERLLGLDGSLIFLEHVFWIISLNTLFIVTFAFCPYCIGNFILSSLDLLQPDKPLLHFHGLITTLFGYCFIGLTLVVLHFFARVFRMRRVRWLIGLCYIVVKVSLLSVVEIGVLPLVCGWWLDICSLPLFDASIKDRKVSFKAAPGTSLFVHWMFGMVYVYYFAAFISLLREVLRPGVLWFLRNLNDPDFSPIQEMIHLPILRHVRRLIASAMIFGSAVLLMLWLPIRMLKTIWPSFLPYTLSGDSEVNELSLQLLLLQIILPGFFEQSHTRIWLKGLLRIWCICVSWVLGIRSYLLGSEQTTADAANAANGAPAAAAEAAPVAAAPQQNANNNPPAPVGPDVANAVNAANAAPRNVAGPAPVLPLPRERNLGAVHQAIMQRDVPVGFQPYERPILFPLRLCGLLFFMCISLVIASVIILTVPVWIGRQVMALWSVGGHFTNQVVAQTPEVSPRPHELYTAALGTYLCWITSRGVAIAVNLLPQGRAAVVDKIKHWLRVGASYALPVLIFVLMLGVIPLLFGLLLELVVVIPLRVPFYQTPIHFLWQDWALGVLYTKIAIALTLMGPDWHLKRALERAYRDGLRDIDLKFLIRELATPVITSFGLALAIPYVIAHSILPIFFKNSVTRLEISRVAYPVFFIIVVVIAYIYFEIKQFKKLYVAIKVDKYLVGQRLVNYEHRKRKQEAEAAEAAAAASSSTDNAQVAKDEPEEVAINAASILEREELELRRREAELVQDLVRDDLL comes from the exons ATGGATGATAATTCACAAGATATTTGCCGGGTATGCCGTTGTGAGGCACAATCGGATCGTCCACTCTTCTATCCGTGCATATGCACTGGCAGCATTAAGTACATACATCAGGACTGTTTAATGCAATGGATGCGTTATTCCCACAAAGAATATTGCGAACTATGCGGACATCGCTTCAGTTTCCAACCGATATATTCGCCAGATATGCCGCGTGTATTGCCCTTACGTGATGTGGCAGGTGGCTTATTGTCAGCTGTAACCAAGGCAGCAAAATCGTGGTTCCATTATTCTTTGGTCGGCTTAGCTTGGTTTGGCATAGTTCCGTTGTCAGCATATCGTACATACCGCTACCTGTTTCGTGCTTCGTCTTTCGAATCGATACTATCAGTGCCGTTCGACGTCTTTTCCACGGACAATTTAGCCTCTGATGCGTTCCGTGGATGTTTCGTAGTCACATGCACGTTACTTTCGTTTATTGGCTTAGTTTGGTTACGCGAACAAATACTGCATGGTGGCGGACCGGATTGGCTGGAACGCGATGATGCACCAGCTGCAGGAAATGATGCCGATGAACAACAGCAGCACATCGCCGTAGAGGCAGTCGGTGGTGATGGTGCCAACGGTCAAGGTATTGAAGATGCCGATGTTGCTGACGGCGCTGCTGCACGCAATGCAgatggtgctgctgctgctgccgagATACCAGCCAACGAGGAACAAGACAGTGATAATGAAGAGGCACCCATTGATATACCGATGAACAATGCTGAACCAGCGGCTGTTAATATAGCCGAAGAGGAAGGTGAAATACCGCTGGAATTTGGACCAAGGCAGCAACCACTACCAGGCGTGGGCAATAACGTAAATGTAGATGGCGAAAATCTTGGTGCAGCTCAAGGTGGCGCGGCTGCAGCTGGTGGTGGCGCCGCTGAAAATGACAACGACAACGATGAACCAAATTGGAATCCAATGGAGTGGGATCGCGCTGCTGAAGAACTGACTTGGGAACGCCTACTTGGCTTGGATGGTTCTTTGATTTTTCTGGAACACGTGTTTTGGATTATCTCGCTGAATACGCTGTTCATTGTTACATTTGCTTTTTGTCCCTATTGTATTGGGAATTTCATACTAAGCTCCCTTGACTTGCTGCAGCCGGATAAACCATTACTGCATTTTCATGGCCTAATTACCACACTCTTTGGCTACTGCTTCATTGGCTTAACATTGGTTGTGCTACACTTCTTTGCACGAGTGTTTCGCATGCGTCGCGTGCGTTGGCTTATTGGTCTCTGCTATATAGTAGTTAAAGTGTCTCTGCTATCCGTTGTGGAAATCGGTGTACTGCCATTGGTTTGCGGTTGGTGGCTGGACATATGTTCATTACCATTGTTTGATGCCAGCATAAAGGATCGTAAAGTAAGCTTTAAGGCGGCACCTGGAACATCGCTCTTTGTGCATTGGATGTTTGGTATGGTGTACGTTTATTATTTCGCTGCTTTTATTTCGTTGCTGAGGGAAGTTCTACGCCCCGGTGTACTCTGGTTCTTAAGAAACTTAAATGATCCGGATTTCAGCCCAATACAG gaAATGATACATTTGCCTATCCTACGTCATGTACGCCGTCTAATTGCGTCTGCTATGATTTTCGGATCCGCTGTGCTTTTAATGCTTTGGCTACCTATTCGCATGCTCAAAACAATCTGGCCATCATTTCTACCATATACATTATCCGGAGACTCTGAGGTCAATGAACTTAGTCTACAGCTTCTACTGCTGCAG ATAATACTTCCCGGCTTCTTCGAACAATCACATACACGTATTTGGCTAAAGGGACTGTTACGTATTTGGTGTATTTGTGTTTCTTGGGTACTGGGTATACGCAGCTATTTGCTCGGTTCTGAACAAACCACCGCCGATGCTGCGAATGCAGCGAATGGTGCGCCTGCAGCAGCTGCCGAAGCTGCTCCTGTTGCTGCAGCACCTCAACAGAATGCAAATAATAATCCGCCAGCTCCTGTTGGGCCGGATGTGGCGAATGCAGTAAACGCGGCCAATGCAGCACCGCGAAATGTGGCTGGGCCTGCCCCTGTATTACCACTACCTCGTGAACGTAATTTGGGCGCCGTACATCAGGCCATTATGCAACGCGATGTACCAGTCGGTTTTCAACCATACGAACGGCCAATATTATTCCCACTACGCTTGTGCGGTCTGCTCTTCTTCATGTGTATTTCGCTAGTAATCGCCTCCGTTATTATATTGACGGTGCCAGTTTGGATTGGTCGTCAAGTAATGGCGTTGTGGTCCGTTGGCGGCCATTTTACAAATCAAGTAGTCGCCCAGACGCCTGAGGTATCGCCGCGTCCACACGAACTTTATACCGCGGCTTTGGGCACTTATCTATGCTGGATTACTTCACGCGGTGTTGCAATTGCAGTGAATCTGCTGCCACAAGGACGTGCAGCAGTCGTAGATAAGATCAAGCACTGGCTGCGTGTGGGCGCTTCTTATGCATTACCTGTGCTAATATTTGTGCTCATGCTGGGCGTTATACCACTTTTGTTTGGGCTACTACTTGAACTAGTGGTGGTTATACCGTTGCGCGTACCCTTTTACCAAACACCCATACACTTTTTGTGGCAAGATTGGGCACTAGGTGTGCTTTATACAAAAATCGCCATTGCCTTGACTCTAATGGGACCCGATTGGCATTTAAAACGAGCACTCGAACGTGCATACCGTGATGGATTGCGTGATatcgatttgaaatttttaatacgtGAGTTGGCCACACCTGTTATCACTTCCTTCGGTTTGGCGCTAGCGATTCCCTACGTAATTGCGCACTCCATTTTGCCCATATTCTTCAAGAATTCGGTAACGCGTTTGGAAATATCGCGTGTTGCGTATCCGGTGTTCTTTATCATTGTGGTGGTAATTGCTTACATTTACTTTGAAATCAAACAATTCAAAAAGTTGTACGTGGCCATCAAAGTAGACAAATATTTGGTGGGCCAACGGCTGGTGAACTACGAACATCGCAAACGAAAGCAAGAAGCCGAAGCAGCAGAAGCGGCTGCAGCAGCTTCATCTTCAACGGACAACGCGCAAGTGGCTAAAGATGAGCCAGAGGAGGTGGCAATTAATGCGGCAAGTATATTGGAACGTGAAGAGCTAGAATTGCGGCGGCGAGAAGCAGAACTTGTGCAGGATTTGGTGCGCGATGATTTGTTATAA
- the LOC129241469 gene encoding thioredoxin, mitochondrial, with product MYLTRLHNVGRQLIQPTLRATQNPTRLVSTTITNREIFQVQSAEDFDRKVKKSDKLVIVDFFATWCNPCKMLTPRIETVVGEKAGAVKLAKVDIDEHSELALDYDVAAVPVLIVMKEGKVVNRMVGLQDTDKIRAWIDKAVEETK from the exons atgtATCTAACCAGACTGCATAATGTGGGACGCCAACTGATTCAACCAACTCTGCGGGCAACACAGAATCCAACTCGTCTAGTTAGTACCACTATAACAAACCGAGAAATCTTCCAAGTGCAAAGCGCCGAAGATTTTGATCGCAAAGTTAAGAAAAGTGATAAGCTGGTAATAGTGGATTTTTTCGCAAC ATGGTGCAACCCATGTAAAATGCTCACGCCACGCATTGAGACGGTGGTAGGTGAGAAGGCGGGCGCAGTAAAATTGGCCAAAGTGGACATTGATGAGCACAGCGAATTGGCACTCGATTATGATGTTGCTGCGGTACCTGTCCtaatagtaatgaaagaaggAAAAGTGGTGAATCGTATGGTCGGCTTACAGGACACGGATAAGATACGCGCATGGATTGACAAAGCTGTGGAAGAAACCAAATAA
- the LOC129241468 gene encoding 39S ribosomal protein L23, mitochondrial, whose amino-acid sequence MSTRWYPIYQRGNPQLRIFLPNFWMKLIRPAEEQPKNVATFSVSIQMTKHDVKNYLEKIYKLPVVDVRTRIELGKTKRDPSLGYVTKEDDVKIAYVTLPKTEEFTFPDLFEKKEERKKAEEKSLEDSKQGFKRFLDRNKKRPGTPGWYSI is encoded by the exons ATGTCCACACGATGGTATCCAATTTATCAACGTGGAAATCCACAATTACGAATATTTCTTCCCAACTTCTGGATGAAATTAATTCGTCCCGCAGAGGAACAACCAAAGAACGTCGCCACATTTTCGGTTTCCATTCAGATGACCAAACATGATGTGAagaattatttggaaaaaatttataaactgcCGGTAGTAGACGTGCGTACGCGTATTGAATTGGGCAAAACAAAACGCGACCCGTCTTTGGGCTATGTAACTAAGGAAGATGATGTTAAGATTGCTTATGTAACATTG cCGAAAACTGAGGAGTTCACATTCCCAGATCTATTCGAAAAGAAAGAGGAGCGGAAGAAAGCGGAGGAAAAATCTCTAGAGGATTCGAAACAAGGCTTCAAGCGTTTCCTTGATCGCAATAAGAAGCGTCCCGGAACACCCGGCTGGTACTCTATATAG
- the LOC129241470 gene encoding nucleolar MIF4G domain-containing protein 1 homolog, producing MAKITKKKGKAKSQSKEKFTRKALRKLKQQQKIENKRLFFSNKTKGAALVADAKAAAANAQQSKKVKKGKAKNVNKNITPDDIPIEELLSGKVDSDNDESIASDFSDDDVDARIPSKMAKRELPTHAEKGKKRQQQQPTRPDAEEQRRRVLKQQKDLENVARKHRRKQLILENEDEDRLISKLEKKLKLNKTKDKNRLVRKMFSDGLDYALEFCLDDEEEKRKRELKEKRKEEQKRQNESGWSDEDAFSGEEGEDSGGEELDEDSDDSSKGTQSAYSDEDSEADDQLRLETKNSEEQFKEDIYGRKRDKEGNIMKDVVAAQSESGAQQPQKYVPPHQRALLAATQNDSKQTQILERLRKNCKGLLNRLSEANLHKIATGIEELYMKNSRYNINETLGALLREALLAHTMVNERMVQEHMVLLAYMHAQIGNEIGAHFLQMFIEQFDKYVKEIHTLAVEDKRLNNLVLVLAYLYIFKIYEHRLLLEIIGRFSDNLCEKSIECLLLIFQSVGFKLRKDDPLAFKEMMLSVQRKIAEAPLELKENLRLKFMVDILNAVKNNNINKIPQFDPELAEDLRKRLKAMLRNDKYVTTLNITMDDLLRVDQVGKWWVVGSAWSGKIDDINAATKQNRDDCVASGARFSEKLLKLAKNQKMNTEERRNIFCIIMGAEDYVDAFEKILHLALKDQRSIAYVIIHCCLNEKQSNPYYAHLALKFCLYNRKYQLAFQFATWDRINEIESLNKIQVKNLAKFLQHLILKGGLQLTVLKVVNFLQLDKLSFLFMKEIMVGILLSEQENEIYQAFERVAKNSKLGAFKNSVRLFTQHFLLQHESKLKLHEDQLAVLKKRADYVDNILAYVDL from the exons atggccaaaattacaaagaaaaaaggtAAAGCCAAATCCCAATCTAAGGAAAAATTCACACGCAAAGCACTTCGCAAACTAAAACAGCAGCAAAAGATAGAGAACAAGCGCttgtttttctcaaataaaaccAAAGGTGCGGCCTTGGTTGCTGATGCGAAGGCAGCCGCTGCCAATGCGCAGCAATCAAAGAAAGTAAAGAAGGGCAAAGcgaaaaatgttaacaaaaatataactcCCGATGATATTCCAATCGAGGAACTACTTTCTGGGAAAGTAGATTCGGACAACGATGAATCGATTGCATCAGATTTCTCCGATGACGATGTGGATGCACGTATTCCGTCAAAGATGGCAAAACGCGAATTACCAACGCACGCAGAAAAAGGTAAGAAACGCCAGCAGCAACAACCTACACGCCCTGATGCTGAGGAGCAACGTCGACGTGTATTGAAGCAGCAAAAAGATTTGGAAAATGTGGCACGAAAGCACCGACGCAAGCAGCTTATACTGGAAAACGAAGACGAGGATCGATTAATAtcgaaattggaaaaaaagttaaagcttaACAAAACTAAAGACAAAAATCGCTTGGTACGTAAAATGTTTAGCGATGGCTTAGACTATGCATTGGAGTTCTGTTTGGATGACGAGGAAGAAAAGCGCAAGCGTGAATTGAAGGAAAAACGAAAGGAAgagcaaaaaagacaaaatgaaAGCGGCTGGAGCGATGAAGATGCATTTAGCGGCGAAGAAGGCGAAGACTCTGGAGGTGAGGAACTGGACGAGGACTCTGATGATAGTAGTAAAGGCACCCAAAGTGCTTATAGCGACGAAGATAGCGAGGCAGACGATCAGCTACGGCTGGAGACTAAAAACTCAGAAGAGCAGT TTAAAGAAGATATTTATGGAAGAAAACGTGACAAGGAAGGCAACATTATGAAAGATGTTGTAGCGGCTCAGTCTGAATCGGGAGCTCAGCAGCCACAAAAATATGTACCACCCCATCAACGTGCTTTACTCGCAGCCACCCAAAATGACAGCAAACAAACGCAAATTTTGGAACGATTGCGTAAAAACTGCAAGGGACTGCTTAATCGTCTCTCTGAGGCGAATCTACACAAGATCGCAACTGGTATTGAGGAGTTGTACATGAAGAATTCTCGCTACAACATCAATGAAACTTTAGGTGCGCTATTGCGGGAGGCCTTACTTGCGCATACTATGGTCAATGAACGTATGGTGCAGGAGCACATGGTGCTGTTGGCATATATGCACGCACAAATTGGCAATGAAATTGGCGCACACTTTTTGCAAATGTTCATTGAGCAATTCGACAAATACGTGAAAGAGATACATACGCTAGCGGTGGAAGATAAGCGACtgaataatttagttttagtaCTCGCTtacctatatatttttaaaatctatgAACATCGACTACTGCTGGAGATAATCGGTCGATTTTCCGATAATTTGTGCGAGAAATCCATTGAGTGCCTACTACTCATTTTCCAATCGGTGGGCTTCAAATTGCGCAAAGATGACCCGCTTGCATTCAAGGAGATGATGTTAAGCGTACAGCGTAAGATCGCTGAAGCGCCATTGGAGTTGAAGGAGAATTTACGTCTTAAGTTTATGGTCGATATCTTGAACGCAGTTAAGaataacaatataaataaaattccacAGTTCGATCCCGAATTAGCTGAAGATCTGCGTAAACGTTTGAAAGCCATGTTGCGCAATGACAAATATGTGACCACACTCAACATAACTATGGATGATTTGCTGCGTGTGGATCAAGTGGGCAAATGGTGGGTAGTGGGTTCGGCGTGGAGTGGTAAGATCGACGACATCAACGCTGCTACGAAGCAAAATAGAGACGATTGTGTGGCGTCTGGTGCGCGTTTCTCTGAAAAGCTGTTGAAGTTGGCCAAAAACCAGAAAATGAATACGGAGGAGCGGCGaaacatattttgtattataatggGTGCTGAAGATTATGTGGACGCTTTTGAAAAGATACTACATTTAGCGTTGAAGGATCAGCGCAGTATTGCCTATGTGATTATCCATTGCTGTTTAAATGAGAAGCAATCAAATCCGTATTATGCACATTTGGCGCTAAAATTCTGCCTTTATAACCGCAAGTATCAATTGGCCTTTCAGTTTGCCACATGGGATCGCATTAACGAAATCGAATCGTTGAATAAGATTCAGGTGAAAAATTTGGCGAAATTCCTGcaacatttaatattaaaaggcGGCTTGCAATTGACGGTGCTGAAAGTAGTGAACTTCCTACAACTAGACAAGTTAAGTTTCCTATTCATGAAGGAAATAATGGTTGGCATATTGTTGAGCGAGCAGGAGAACGAAATTTATCAGGCCTTCGAGCGTGTTGCCAAAAACTCGAAACTTGGCGCGTTCAAAAATAGTGTGCGTTTGTTTACACAACATTTTCTGTTGCAGcatgaaagtaaattaaaattgcatGAGGATCAATTGGCGGTATTGAAAAAGCGAGCAGATTATGTCGACAATATACTAGCCTATGTAGacttgtaa
- the LOC129241471 gene encoding uncharacterized protein C7orf50 homolog isoform X1: MAKKETKSEHTLNGAQHKSKAKKRKHVSKENEEEVASKSLIVESTECAAVGEAPAKTLKRKNKEKDVIKQKRSKHTNDGQDDATVDEPVEEEMQEPTLEELCESEKPENVIAVVTVRQKKKKRHEQRLQATKEQTISKERYRNEEYLRKWKNARAEWKFEKLRQISIQRTVFEEEKISAEMWPIALEYLSSSKGAAKAQVIKLAEECIDELDKQCAQPNSSEEERKAVIDSSRYQRARDLLQSFD; the protein is encoded by the exons atggcaaaaaaagaaacaaaatccgaGCATACTCTTAACGGGGCACAGCATAaatcgaaagcaaaaaagcgaaaACATGTGTCAAAAGAAAATGAGGAGGAAGTGGCGAGCAAAAGCCTTATCGTGGAATCAACGGAGTGCGCTGCCGTTGGTG aAGCTCCGGCTAAAACGCTGAAGCGGAAGAATAAAGAGAAAGACGTCATTAAACAGAAACGTAGCAAGCACACAAATGATGGCCAAGATGACGCAACTGTGGACGAGCCTGTTGAAGAGGAAATGCAGGAACCTACATTGGAAGAGTTGTGCGAAAGTGAAAAACCAGAAAATGTGATTGCCGTCGTAACAGTaagacaaaagaaaaagaagaggcATGAGCAACGTCTGCAGGCGACCAAGGAACAAACAATAAGCAAAGAACGTTACCGTAATGAAGAATACCTACGTAAGTGGAAGAATGCGCGTGCCGAGtggaaattcgaaaaattacgACAAATTTCCATACAGCGAACTGTATTTGAAGAGGAAAAAATTAGCGCAGAGATGTGGCCAATTGCACTGGAGTACTTGTCAAGCTCGAAAGGGGCAGCTAAGGCACAAGTAATTAAATTAGCCGAAGAATGCATTGATGAACTCGACAAACAATGCGCACAACCAAATAGCAGCGAGGAAGAACGAAAAGCTGTTATTGATTCGTCGCGCTATCAGCGGGCACGTGATTTGTTGCAAAGCTTCGACTAA
- the LOC129241471 gene encoding uncharacterized protein C7orf50 homolog isoform X2: protein MAKKETKSEHTLNGAQHKSKAKKRKHVSKENEEEVASKSLIVESTECAAVGAPAKTLKRKNKEKDVIKQKRSKHTNDGQDDATVDEPVEEEMQEPTLEELCESEKPENVIAVVTVRQKKKKRHEQRLQATKEQTISKERYRNEEYLRKWKNARAEWKFEKLRQISIQRTVFEEEKISAEMWPIALEYLSSSKGAAKAQVIKLAEECIDELDKQCAQPNSSEEERKAVIDSSRYQRARDLLQSFD, encoded by the exons atggcaaaaaaagaaacaaaatccgaGCATACTCTTAACGGGGCACAGCATAaatcgaaagcaaaaaagcgaaaACATGTGTCAAAAGAAAATGAGGAGGAAGTGGCGAGCAAAAGCCTTATCGTGGAATCAACGGAGTGCGCTGCCGTTGGTG CTCCGGCTAAAACGCTGAAGCGGAAGAATAAAGAGAAAGACGTCATTAAACAGAAACGTAGCAAGCACACAAATGATGGCCAAGATGACGCAACTGTGGACGAGCCTGTTGAAGAGGAAATGCAGGAACCTACATTGGAAGAGTTGTGCGAAAGTGAAAAACCAGAAAATGTGATTGCCGTCGTAACAGTaagacaaaagaaaaagaagaggcATGAGCAACGTCTGCAGGCGACCAAGGAACAAACAATAAGCAAAGAACGTTACCGTAATGAAGAATACCTACGTAAGTGGAAGAATGCGCGTGCCGAGtggaaattcgaaaaattacgACAAATTTCCATACAGCGAACTGTATTTGAAGAGGAAAAAATTAGCGCAGAGATGTGGCCAATTGCACTGGAGTACTTGTCAAGCTCGAAAGGGGCAGCTAAGGCACAAGTAATTAAATTAGCCGAAGAATGCATTGATGAACTCGACAAACAATGCGCACAACCAAATAGCAGCGAGGAAGAACGAAAAGCTGTTATTGATTCGTCGCGCTATCAGCGGGCACGTGATTTGTTGCAAAGCTTCGACTAA